In the Pseudomonas sp. ADAK2 genome, one interval contains:
- the recC gene encoding exodeoxyribonuclease V subunit gamma, with the protein MPDAASLNAGFMVVQSNSLDELRSLVISVMRHYPLAPLENEIALVQSNGIAQWLKLALAEDPEDDDMGGCGIAAAIDVQLPGSFMWQLYRMVLGRDEIPVKSLLDKAPLTWRLMRLLPQLIDQPHFEPLQRFLTHDTDLRKRYQLSERLADLFDQYQVYRADWLEDWAEGRHQLRNGRGESKALTAANCWQAELWRALLLDVGEQGMAQSRAGVHQRFIERINSLDLAPAGLPSRVIVFGISSLPAQALEALAGLARFSQVLLCVHNPCRHHWADIVADKDLLRHQYKRQARKSGMPVVLDPQTLHQHAHPLLAAWGKQGRDYISLLDSYDDPSSYRSAFRDGRIDLFSDSQPQNMLNQLQDDILELRPLSETREHWPAVDLQSDKSIRFHIAHSAQREVEILHDQLLERFSANPDLRPRDVIVMVPDIDSYAPHIRAVFGQLERNDPRFIPFTLADQGQRGRDPLLIAVEHLLKLPDSRFPVSEILDLLDVPALRARFGVEEPDLPTLHRWIEGAGIRWGMNAEQRAALGLPPELEQNSWRFGLRRMLLGYAVGSASACEGIEPYDEIGGLDAALIGPLVALLDALEIAHQELTQPAPPKQWGVRLQGLVQLFFKASNEHDDYLLAQLEELRETWLDTCESVGLQDELPLTVVREAWLAGLDQGRLSQRFLAGAVNFCTLMPMRAIPFKLVCLLGMNDGDYPRAQPPLDFDLMGSDYRPGDRSRREDDRYLLLEALLSARNQLYISWVGRSIRDNSERPASVLIGQLRDHLASGWRLHDEADELLEAMTQEHPLQPFSARYFHEGDALFSYATEWQVLHQANEQVTDIEILEPYIQDEPLGLGQLQDFLRNPVRHFFSQRLKVFFEAAEAPLADEEPFVLDALQRYSLSDSLLAAALSQLDHSDQALEAHAIRLQNSGLLPMAGFGECLQRELIEPLPDLLQRYQQLLALWPMPLTSALPVNLELHDLRLEGWLSGLHQRADGGMLSVTTIPNSIGSIKTRKWHRLTRPWVNHLVACASGLAMTTALVASDDTLLLEPLEKGAALQILGNLLLAWQTGMRQPLPIAVKTAFAWLGQTDPLKAEAAARKAYEGDGQTTDGERRESPALARQFADYDSLISDETFPGWCDALYRPLLEASWRSLSSEGARS; encoded by the coding sequence ATGCCGGACGCCGCGTCCCTCAATGCCGGTTTTATGGTGGTTCAAAGCAACAGTTTGGATGAACTGCGTAGCCTGGTGATCAGCGTAATGCGGCACTATCCGCTGGCTCCCTTGGAAAATGAAATAGCGCTGGTGCAGAGCAACGGCATTGCTCAATGGCTGAAGCTCGCGTTGGCCGAAGATCCTGAAGATGACGATATGGGTGGCTGCGGCATCGCAGCTGCCATCGATGTTCAACTGCCTGGCAGCTTCATGTGGCAGCTCTATCGCATGGTCCTGGGTCGTGATGAAATTCCGGTCAAATCCCTGCTAGATAAAGCACCGCTGACCTGGCGTCTGATGCGCCTGCTGCCGCAGCTAATTGACCAGCCACATTTCGAACCCCTGCAGCGTTTTCTTACCCACGACACCGATTTACGCAAACGCTATCAGTTGTCCGAGCGTCTGGCGGATCTGTTCGACCAATACCAGGTGTACCGTGCCGACTGGCTTGAGGATTGGGCGGAAGGCCGGCATCAACTACGAAATGGTCGAGGCGAATCCAAGGCCCTGACCGCGGCCAATTGCTGGCAGGCAGAGCTGTGGCGTGCGCTGCTACTGGATGTTGGCGAGCAAGGCATGGCACAAAGCCGTGCTGGTGTTCACCAACGATTTATCGAGCGCATCAACAGCCTCGACTTGGCGCCTGCCGGATTACCGTCCCGCGTGATCGTTTTCGGGATTTCTTCACTGCCCGCTCAAGCACTGGAAGCACTCGCCGGCCTGGCTCGATTCAGTCAGGTGCTACTTTGTGTTCACAACCCATGTCGTCACCATTGGGCGGACATCGTCGCCGATAAAGACCTGCTACGGCATCAATACAAACGCCAGGCTCGCAAAAGCGGCATGCCGGTTGTCCTTGATCCGCAAACCCTTCACCAGCATGCGCATCCCCTGTTGGCCGCCTGGGGCAAGCAAGGGCGGGATTACATCAGTCTGCTCGATAGCTACGACGATCCCAGCAGCTATCGCTCGGCATTTCGCGACGGTCGCATCGACCTGTTCAGCGATAGCCAACCGCAAAATATGCTCAATCAGTTGCAGGATGACATCCTGGAGCTGCGTCCTTTAAGCGAAACCCGTGAGCATTGGCCTGCCGTCGACCTGCAGAGCGACAAGTCGATCCGTTTTCACATCGCCCATAGTGCTCAGCGGGAAGTGGAAATTCTTCACGATCAACTGCTCGAACGCTTCAGTGCCAATCCAGACTTAAGACCCCGCGACGTGATCGTGATGGTTCCAGATATCGACAGTTACGCTCCGCATATTCGCGCGGTATTTGGCCAGCTGGAGCGCAACGACCCGCGCTTCATCCCCTTCACGCTGGCGGATCAGGGCCAGCGCGGTCGCGACCCGCTGTTGATCGCTGTCGAACACCTGCTCAAGCTGCCGGACAGTCGCTTCCCGGTCAGCGAGATCCTCGATCTGCTGGACGTACCCGCACTCCGTGCCCGGTTCGGCGTGGAAGAACCCGACCTGCCAACCCTGCACCGCTGGATCGAAGGCGCCGGCATCCGTTGGGGAATGAATGCCGAACAACGAGCGGCCCTCGGTCTGCCGCCAGAGCTGGAGCAAAACAGTTGGCGTTTCGGCCTGCGCCGAATGCTGCTCGGTTATGCAGTCGGCAGCGCGAGTGCCTGTGAAGGTATCGAGCCCTATGACGAAATCGGTGGACTGGATGCCGCGCTCATCGGTCCTTTGGTTGCACTGCTGGACGCGTTGGAGATCGCGCATCAGGAGCTCACGCAACCGGCTCCGCCAAAACAGTGGGGAGTTCGGTTGCAAGGGCTGGTTCAGCTGTTTTTCAAGGCCAGCAACGAGCACGACGACTACTTGCTGGCTCAACTCGAAGAGCTGCGTGAAACCTGGCTCGATACCTGCGAGTCGGTGGGATTGCAGGACGAGTTACCGTTGACCGTAGTCCGCGAAGCCTGGCTAGCCGGTCTCGATCAAGGCCGCTTGTCGCAACGCTTTCTGGCTGGCGCAGTCAATTTCTGCACCTTGATGCCGATGCGAGCGATCCCGTTCAAACTGGTTTGCCTTCTGGGCATGAATGACGGGGACTACCCGAGAGCGCAACCGCCGCTGGACTTCGACCTGATGGGCAGTGATTACCGGCCCGGTGATCGTTCCCGGCGTGAAGATGATCGTTATCTGCTGCTGGAAGCGCTGTTGTCCGCCCGCAATCAACTCTATATCAGCTGGGTAGGCCGCAGTATTCGAGATAACAGCGAGCGCCCGGCCTCGGTATTGATTGGGCAGCTGCGCGATCACCTCGCCAGCGGTTGGCGACTGCATGACGAAGCCGATGAGCTGCTTGAAGCGATGACCCAGGAGCACCCCCTGCAACCGTTCAGTGCCCGCTATTTTCACGAAGGCGATGCGTTGTTCAGCTACGCCACTGAATGGCAGGTACTTCATCAAGCCAACGAACAAGTCACTGATATCGAGATTCTGGAACCCTACATTCAGGACGAACCACTGGGCCTCGGACAATTGCAGGACTTCCTGCGCAATCCCGTACGACATTTTTTCAGCCAGCGGCTCAAGGTGTTCTTTGAAGCGGCCGAAGCCCCTCTGGCGGATGAAGAGCCGTTTGTGCTCGATGCGCTGCAACGCTACAGCCTCAGCGACAGTTTGCTTGCGGCGGCACTGAGTCAACTGGATCACTCCGATCAGGCGTTGGAAGCTCACGCCATACGCCTGCAAAACAGTGGCCTGCTACCCATGGCCGGTTTCGGTGAATGCCTGCAACGAGAATTGATCGAACCGCTGCCGGATCTGCTGCAACGTTATCAACAGCTCCTGGCGCTATGGCCGATGCCCTTGACCAGTGCTTTGCCGGTGAATCTGGAATTGCACGACTTGCGCCTTGAAGGCTGGCTCAGTGGCCTGCATCAACGCGCAGATGGGGGCATGCTGTCGGTTACCACGATTCCCAACAGTATCGGTTCGATCAAGACCCGCAAGTGGCATCGCCTGACGCGACCCTGGGTCAATCACCTGGTGGCGTGCGCCAGCGGCCTGGCGATGACCACAGCGTTGGTCGCCAGTGATGACACCCTGCTGCTGGAACCTCTGGAGAAGGGGGCCGCGTTGCAGATCCTCGGTAACCTGTTGCTGGCCTGGCAAACGGGCATGCGCCAACCGCTGCCAATCGCGGTGAAAACCGCCTTCGCCTGGCTCGGTCAGACTGACCCGCTCAAAGCCGAAGCCGCCGCCCGAAAAGCCTACGAAGGCGATGGCCAGACCACCGATGGAGAGCGGCGCGAAAGTCCTGCGCTCGCCCGGCAATTCGCCGACTACGATAGCTTGATCAGCGATGAAACCTTCCCCGGTTGGTGCGACGCTTTGTATCGGCCACTGCTCGAAGCCTCTTGGCGTTCATTGTCCAGCGAAGGCGCGCGCTCATGA
- a CDS encoding CoA-acylating methylmalonate-semialdehyde dehydrogenase has translation MSLIPHLINGELVTEDGRTADVFNPSTGQAIHKLPLASRETIQKAIDSAKAAFPAWRNTPPAKRAQVMFRFKQLLEQNEARIAQLISEEHGKTLEDAAGELKRGIENVEFACAAPEILKGEYSRNVGPNIDAWSDFQPLGVVAGITPFNFPAMVPLWMYPLAIVCGNCFILKPSERDPSSTLLIAQLLIEAGLPKGVLSVVHGDKAAVDALIEAPEVKALSFVGSTPIAEYIYAEGTKRGKRVQALGGAKNHAVLMPDADLDNAVSALMGAAYGSCGERCMAISVAVCVGDQVADALVAKLVPQIKALKIGAGTSCGLDMGPLVSGQARDKVSGYIEDGVSSGATLVVDGRGLSVAGHEEGFFLGGCLFDNVTPEMRIYKEEIFGPVLCVVRVNSLEEAMQLINDHEYGNGTCIFTRDGEAARLFCDEIEVGMVGVNVPLPVPVAYHSFGGWKRSLFGDLHAYGPDGVRFYTRRKAITQRWPQRASHEASQFAFPSL, from the coding sequence ATGAGCCTTATCCCGCATTTGATCAATGGCGAACTGGTAACCGAAGACGGTCGTACGGCTGACGTGTTCAATCCGTCGACCGGCCAGGCGATCCACAAGCTGCCATTGGCCAGCCGCGAAACCATTCAAAAAGCCATCGACTCGGCCAAAGCTGCGTTCCCGGCCTGGCGCAACACGCCGCCGGCCAAACGTGCGCAGGTGATGTTCCGTTTCAAGCAATTGCTGGAGCAGAACGAAGCGCGTATCGCGCAGTTGATCAGCGAAGAACACGGCAAGACTTTGGAAGATGCTGCCGGTGAGCTGAAGCGTGGGATCGAGAACGTCGAGTTCGCCTGCGCGGCGCCGGAAATCCTCAAGGGCGAATACAGCCGTAACGTCGGCCCGAACATCGATGCATGGTCGGACTTCCAGCCGTTGGGCGTGGTGGCCGGTATCACCCCGTTCAACTTCCCGGCCATGGTGCCGCTGTGGATGTATCCGCTGGCGATCGTCTGCGGCAACTGCTTCATCCTCAAGCCGTCCGAGCGTGATCCGAGTTCGACACTGCTGATTGCTCAGTTGTTGATCGAAGCCGGTCTGCCTAAAGGTGTTCTGAGCGTGGTGCACGGCGACAAGGCTGCGGTAGATGCGCTGATCGAAGCACCGGAAGTCAAGGCGCTGAGCTTTGTCGGCTCGACGCCGATTGCCGAATACATCTATGCCGAAGGCACCAAGCGCGGTAAACGCGTCCAGGCACTGGGCGGCGCGAAGAACCACGCGGTGCTGATGCCGGATGCGGATCTGGATAACGCCGTCAGCGCACTGATGGGCGCGGCGTATGGTTCCTGCGGTGAGCGTTGCATGGCGATCTCGGTGGCCGTGTGCGTCGGCGACCAGGTGGCGGATGCGTTGGTGGCCAAATTGGTGCCGCAAATCAAGGCGTTGAAAATCGGTGCCGGTACGTCGTGTGGTCTGGACATGGGGCCGCTGGTTTCCGGTCAGGCTCGCGATAAAGTCAGTGGCTATATAGAAGACGGCGTTTCTTCTGGCGCAACCTTAGTGGTTGATGGCCGTGGTCTGAGCGTGGCGGGGCATGAGGAAGGTTTCTTCCTGGGTGGCTGCCTGTTCGATAACGTCACGCCAGAGATGCGCATCTATAAAGAAGAGATCTTTGGGCCTGTGCTGTGCGTCGTCCGGGTGAACAGCCTGGAAGAGGCGATGCAACTGATCAACGATCACGAGTATGGCAACGGCACCTGCATCTTCACCCGTGATGGTGAAGCGGCGCGCTTGTTCTGCGATGAGATTGAAGTCGGCATGGTCGGGGTCAACGTGCCGTTGCCGGTGCCGGTGGCTTATCACAGCTTTGGTGGCTGGAAGCGTTCGCTGTTTGGCGACTTGCATGCCTATGGTCCGGACGGTGTGCGTTTCTACACCCGCCGTAAGGCCATTACCCAGCGCTGGCCGCAACGGGCGAGCCATGAAGCTTCGCAATTCGCATTCCCTAGCTTGTAA
- a CDS encoding aspartate aminotransferase family protein: protein MNLPENAPSSLASQLKLDAHWMPYTANRNFQRDPRLIVAAEGSWLTDDKGRKVYDSLSGLWTCGAGHTRKEIQEAVAKQLGTLDYSPGFQYGHPLSFQLAEKITDLTPGNLNHVFFTDSGSECADTAVKMVRAYWRLKGQATKTKMIGRARGYHGVNIAGTSLGGVNGNRKMFGQAMMDVDHLPHTLLASNAYSRGMPKEGGIALADELLKLIELHDASNIAAVFVEPMAGSAGVLVPPEGYLKRLRDICDQHNILLVFDEVITGFGRTGSMFGADSFGVTPDLMCIAKQVTNGAIPMGAVIASSEIYHTFMNQATPEYAVEFPHGYTYSAHPVACAAGLAALDLLQKENLVQSVAEVAPHFENALHGLKGSKNVIDIRNYGLAGAIQIAPRDGDAIVRPFEAGMALWKAGFYVRFGGDTLQFGPTFNSKPQDLDRLFDAVGEVLNKID, encoded by the coding sequence ATGAACTTGCCCGAAAACGCCCCGTCTTCCCTGGCCAGCCAGCTCAAGCTGGATGCGCACTGGATGCCCTACACCGCCAACCGCAATTTCCAGCGCGATCCGCGACTGATCGTCGCCGCCGAAGGCAGTTGGCTGACAGACGACAAGGGCCGCAAGGTCTACGATTCGCTCTCTGGTTTGTGGACCTGCGGCGCTGGGCATACGCGCAAGGAAATCCAGGAGGCAGTGGCCAAGCAGTTGGGCACGCTCGATTACTCGCCAGGCTTCCAGTACGGCCATCCGTTGTCGTTTCAACTGGCCGAGAAAATCACTGACCTGACCCCGGGCAATCTGAACCACGTGTTCTTCACCGACTCGGGTTCCGAATGCGCGGATACCGCAGTGAAAATGGTCCGCGCCTACTGGCGTCTGAAAGGCCAGGCGACCAAGACCAAAATGATTGGTCGTGCCCGTGGTTACCATGGCGTGAACATTGCCGGCACCAGCCTTGGCGGCGTGAACGGCAACCGCAAAATGTTCGGTCAGGCGATGATGGATGTCGATCATCTGCCGCACACCCTGCTGGCAAGCAATGCTTACTCCCGTGGCATGCCGAAAGAGGGCGGTATCGCCCTGGCGGATGAGTTGCTCAAGCTGATCGAATTGCACGACGCTTCGAACATAGCCGCGGTGTTTGTCGAGCCAATGGCCGGCTCCGCTGGCGTACTGGTGCCGCCTGAGGGCTACCTCAAGCGTCTGCGCGATATCTGCGATCAGCACAACATCCTGCTGGTGTTCGACGAAGTGATCACTGGTTTCGGCCGTACCGGTTCGATGTTCGGCGCCGACAGCTTCGGCGTGACTCCGGACCTGATGTGCATCGCCAAACAAGTCACCAACGGCGCGATCCCGATGGGCGCGGTGATTGCCAGCTCCGAGATCTATCACACCTTCATGAACCAGGCGACGCCGGAGTACGCGGTGGAATTCCCCCACGGCTACACCTACTCGGCCCACCCGGTGGCGTGCGCCGCTGGCCTGGCGGCACTCGACCTGCTGCAAAAGGAAAACCTGGTGCAGAGCGTGGCCGAAGTCGCGCCGCATTTCGAAAATGCGCTGCACGGTTTGAAAGGCTCGAAGAACGTTATCGACATTCGTAACTACGGCTTGGCTGGTGCGATCCAGATTGCCCCGCGTGACGGCGACGCGATCGTGCGTCCGTTCGAAGCCGGCATGGCGTTGTGGAAAGCCGGGTTCTACGTGCGCTTCGGCGGCGACACCCTGCAGTTCGGCCCAACCTTCAACAGCAAGCCGCAAGACCTTGATCGCCTGTTCGACGCGGTTGGCGAAGTGCTGAACAAGATCGACTGA
- a CDS encoding LysR family transcriptional regulator translates to MSTRRPDPLAQVSDFDIRLLRIFRSVVECGGFSAAESVLGIGRSAISQQMSDLEQRLGLRLCQRGRAGFSLTEEGREVYQSALQLLSALESFRTEVNGLHQHLRGELTIGLTDNLVTLPHMRITHALAQLKERGPDVQIQIRMIAPNEVEQGVLDGRLHVGVVPQASALSGLEYQPLYSERSLLYCAVGHPLFYVDDKQLDDERLNGQDAIAPTFRLPAEIQAHYQALNCTASASDREGMAFLILTGRYIGYLPDHYASLWVQQGRLRALKPNARFYDLSLASVTRKGRRPHLVLESFLESLAATR, encoded by the coding sequence ATGAGCACTCGACGCCCCGATCCGCTGGCCCAAGTCAGCGACTTTGATATCCGCCTGTTGCGGATCTTCCGCAGCGTCGTGGAGTGTGGCGGCTTCTCCGCGGCGGAATCGGTGCTGGGCATCGGCCGCTCGGCCATCAGCCAGCAAATGAGCGACCTCGAACAACGCCTCGGCCTGCGCCTGTGCCAACGCGGTCGCGCCGGTTTTTCCCTGACCGAAGAAGGCCGCGAGGTCTACCAATCGGCGTTGCAGCTATTAAGTGCGCTGGAAAGTTTCCGCACCGAGGTCAACGGCCTGCATCAACACTTGCGCGGCGAATTGACCATCGGCCTGACCGACAACCTGGTCACCCTGCCCCACATGCGCATCACCCACGCCTTGGCGCAATTGAAGGAACGCGGGCCGGATGTGCAAATCCAGATTCGCATGATCGCCCCCAACGAAGTCGAACAAGGCGTGCTCGACGGGCGCCTGCACGTTGGCGTGGTACCGCAGGCCAGTGCGTTGTCGGGGCTGGAATATCAACCGCTCTACAGCGAACGCTCGCTGCTGTACTGCGCGGTCGGCCACCCGTTGTTTTATGTCGATGACAAACAGCTGGACGATGAACGTCTGAACGGCCAAGACGCCATCGCTCCAACTTTCCGCCTGCCCGCCGAGATCCAGGCCCATTACCAGGCACTCAATTGCACCGCCAGTGCATCCGACCGCGAAGGCATGGCGTTTCTGATTCTGACCGGGCGCTACATCGGTTACCTGCCCGATCACTACGCCAGCCTCTGGGTACAGCAAGGCCGGTTGCGCGCGCTCAAACCCAACGCGCGTTTTTATGACTTGAGCCTCGCATCGGTCACGCGCAAGGGTCGGCGCCCGCATTTGGTGCTGGAAAGCTTTCTCGAAAGCCTGGCGGCCACCCGCTAA
- a CDS encoding TetR/AcrR family transcriptional regulator, translated as MTFEVPAHGGKPASRIRQKNEETILKAAEDEFARHGFKGTSMNTIAQNAGLPKANLHYYFTNKLGLYVAVLSNIIELWDSTFNTLTAEDDPAEALTRYIRAKMEFSRRQPQASRIFAMEVISGGECLTEYFNQDYRAWFQGRAAVFQAWIDAGKMDPVDPVNLIFLLWGSTQHYADFATQICRVSGRTKLTKQDMEDAGDNLIRIILKGCGLTPAI; from the coding sequence ATGACCTTTGAAGTCCCCGCCCACGGCGGCAAACCTGCCAGCCGCATTCGTCAGAAGAACGAAGAGACGATCCTCAAAGCCGCCGAAGATGAATTCGCCCGCCACGGGTTCAAAGGCACCAGCATGAACACCATCGCCCAGAATGCCGGGTTGCCCAAGGCGAACCTGCATTACTACTTTACCAACAAGCTTGGGTTGTACGTGGCGGTGCTGAGCAACATCATCGAATTGTGGGACAGCACCTTCAACACGTTGACGGCCGAAGACGATCCGGCGGAAGCGTTGACTCGTTACATCCGCGCCAAAATGGAATTTTCCCGCCGCCAGCCGCAAGCCTCGCGGATTTTTGCCATGGAAGTGATCAGTGGCGGCGAGTGCCTGACCGAGTATTTCAACCAGGACTATCGCGCCTGGTTCCAGGGCCGCGCTGCGGTGTTCCAGGCATGGATCGACGCCGGCAAGATGGACCCGGTCGACCCGGTGAACCTGATTTTCCTGTTGTGGGGCAGCACTCAGCATTACGCCGACTTCGCCACCCAGATCTGCCGGGTCAGCGGCCGCACCAAGCTGACCAAGCAAGACATGGAAGACGCCGGTGACAACCTGATCCGCATCATCCTCAAGGGCTGCGGCCTCACACCTGCCATTTAA
- a CDS encoding IMPACT family protein: MSFTLSGFCEYREEIRKSRFITLAGPISSPAEAQAFIEQHSDLNATHNCWAWKFGGQYRSNDDGEPGGTAGRPILAAIEAQDCDQVAVLVIRWYGGIQLGTGGLARAYGGGANKCLQGAPKVELISRVPVSCACGFAELALLKLRVAELGGLVVEEVFTANGVELQLAVGEQQIDLLQTHLADLSRGRILLER; encoded by the coding sequence ATGTCTTTTACCCTCAGCGGTTTTTGCGAGTACCGCGAAGAGATTCGCAAAAGCCGCTTCATCACCCTGGCCGGGCCGATCAGCAGCCCGGCCGAAGCCCAGGCGTTCATCGAACAGCACAGCGACTTGAACGCCACGCACAATTGCTGGGCATGGAAGTTCGGCGGCCAGTACCGCAGCAACGACGATGGCGAACCTGGCGGTACGGCGGGCCGGCCAATTCTGGCGGCGATTGAAGCGCAGGATTGCGATCAAGTCGCGGTACTGGTGATTCGCTGGTATGGCGGCATTCAACTCGGCACCGGTGGTTTGGCCCGAGCCTATGGCGGCGGCGCGAATAAATGTCTGCAAGGTGCGCCGAAGGTTGAGTTGATCAGCCGGGTGCCGGTGAGTTGTGCCTGTGGGTTTGCCGAGTTGGCGCTGTTGAAGTTACGGGTGGCGGAGTTGGGTGGGTTGGTCGTGGAGGAAGTGTTTACGGCTAACGGGGTTGAATTGCAGCTGGCCGTCGGTGAGCAGCAGATTGATTTGTTGCAAACGCATCTCGCGGATTTGAGTCGCGGGCGGATTTTGTTGGAGCGATAA
- a CDS encoding ABC transporter ATP-binding protein: MPIPDQTPRLQLRNISKRYPGCLANDAIDLSIAPGEIHALLGENGAGKSTLMKIIYGVTHADSGEMIWQGQRITMRNPAQARGLGIGMVFQHFSLFETLSVAQNIALAMGAAAGTPRQLEPKIREVSRRYGMALEPERLVHSLSIGERQRVEIIRCLMQDIRLLILDEPTSVLTPQEADELFVTLRRLAAEGCSILFISHKLGEVRALCHSATVLRGGRVAGHCVPAECSDQQLARLMVGDAAELITDYPKVLGGEAFLKVSGLSWHNPDPFGCSLKDINLEVRSGEIVGVAGVAGNGQDELLALLSGEECLHRNDGQTISFAGQAVAHLRPDARRRLGLAFVPAERLGHGAVPELSLADNALLTAFQQGLVSNGLIQRSKVEALAEEIIRRFGVKAPDPQTPARSLSGGNLQKFILGREILQQPKLLVAAHPTWGVDVGAAATIHRALIALRDAGAAILVISEDLDELFQIGDRLGALCSGRLSPLQATVDTRLSDVGGWMAGQFNAPHSPASATV, encoded by the coding sequence ATGCCGATCCCCGATCAAACCCCTCGCTTGCAGCTGCGCAACATCAGCAAACGCTACCCCGGTTGCCTGGCCAACGATGCCATCGACCTGAGCATCGCACCCGGTGAAATCCATGCCCTGCTCGGCGAAAACGGCGCAGGCAAAAGTACGTTGATGAAGATCATCTACGGCGTCACCCACGCTGATTCCGGGGAAATGATCTGGCAAGGGCAGCGCATCACCATGCGCAATCCAGCCCAGGCGCGGGGACTTGGGATTGGCATGGTGTTTCAACACTTCTCGCTGTTCGAAACCCTCAGCGTGGCGCAGAACATTGCGCTGGCCATGGGCGCGGCGGCCGGGACGCCAAGGCAACTGGAACCGAAAATTCGCGAAGTCTCGCGGCGCTATGGCATGGCGCTGGAACCGGAACGACTTGTCCATAGCCTGTCGATCGGCGAACGCCAGCGCGTAGAAATCATTCGCTGCCTGATGCAAGACATTCGCCTGCTGATTCTCGATGAGCCGACCTCGGTGCTGACGCCGCAAGAAGCCGACGAATTGTTCGTCACCTTGCGCCGCCTCGCGGCCGAGGGTTGCAGCATTCTGTTTATCAGCCACAAGCTCGGTGAAGTGCGCGCGTTGTGCCACAGCGCTACGGTATTGCGCGGCGGTCGAGTGGCCGGGCATTGCGTGCCCGCCGAGTGTTCGGATCAGCAATTGGCGCGGTTGATGGTCGGTGACGCGGCGGAGCTGATCACCGACTACCCGAAGGTCCTCGGCGGGGAAGCATTTTTGAAGGTGAGTGGATTGTCCTGGCACAACCCGGACCCGTTCGGTTGCTCGCTCAAAGACATCAACCTTGAAGTGCGCAGCGGTGAAATCGTTGGCGTCGCCGGGGTTGCGGGCAACGGTCAGGATGAATTGCTGGCGTTGCTCAGCGGTGAAGAATGCCTACATCGCAACGACGGCCAGACGATCAGTTTTGCCGGGCAAGCCGTCGCCCATTTACGCCCCGACGCCCGCCGCAGACTCGGATTGGCCTTCGTTCCCGCCGAACGTTTGGGTCATGGCGCGGTACCTGAACTGAGCCTGGCCGACAACGCCCTGCTCACCGCTTTTCAACAAGGGCTGGTCAGCAACGGTTTGATCCAGCGCAGCAAAGTTGAAGCGCTGGCCGAAGAGATCATCCGCCGCTTCGGGGTGAAGGCGCCCGATCCCCAAACTCCGGCTCGCAGCCTGTCCGGCGGCAATTTGCAGAAATTCATCCTCGGCCGGGAAATCCTCCAGCAGCCGAAATTGCTGGTAGCCGCGCACCCGACCTGGGGCGTGGATGTCGGTGCGGCGGCAACCATTCACCGGGCGCTGATTGCCCTGCGCGATGCCGGCGCGGCGATCCTGGTGATCTCCGAGGACCTTGATGAACTGTTCCAGATTGGCGATCGGCTCGGTGCTTTGTGCAGCGGTCGATTGTCGCCGCTCCAGGCCACTGTCGATACGCGGCTGAGCGACGTCGGTGGCTGGATGGCCGGTCAGTTCAACGCCCCTCACTCACCTGCATCCGCAACGGTTTAA